A genome region from Longimicrobiales bacterium includes the following:
- a CDS encoding ABC transporter ATP-binding protein — translation MAVNDISFELEPGITGLLGPNGAGKSTLLHMMAGLLEPSSGEVMVNGESAWKNTGMYSHIGLVPEREVTYPFLSAWEYALASARLHQLPQPEVAAQAAIDMVELGDAMHRKMSGYSKGMRQRAKIAAALVHDPDILILDEPFNGTDPRQRLQMNTMLKELGDSGRTIVFSSHILEDVEDLAEDVLVVIGGRLGAAGNFRQIRRLMTSRPHAFTIRSSNNRALAAALVDRPYVTLVSFDSDVMEVQTTDFGAFTESIAPLIRSSGVALQELQPADDSLESVFAYLVAR, via the coding sequence GTGGCCGTCAACGACATTTCGTTCGAACTCGAGCCCGGGATCACGGGCCTGCTCGGCCCCAACGGCGCCGGCAAGTCGACACTGCTGCACATGATGGCGGGCCTTCTCGAGCCTTCCTCGGGCGAGGTCATGGTCAATGGCGAGTCGGCTTGGAAGAACACAGGCATGTACAGCCACATCGGTCTCGTTCCCGAACGCGAGGTCACCTACCCGTTCCTTTCGGCCTGGGAGTACGCCCTGGCTAGCGCCCGACTCCACCAACTTCCCCAACCTGAAGTTGCAGCCCAGGCAGCGATCGACATGGTTGAACTCGGCGACGCCATGCATCGCAAGATGAGCGGTTACTCGAAGGGCATGCGTCAACGAGCCAAGATCGCCGCCGCCCTCGTCCACGACCCCGACATCCTGATCCTCGACGAACCGTTCAACGGTACTGATCCCCGTCAGCGGCTCCAGATGAACACGATGCTCAAGGAACTAGGGGACTCTGGCCGAACCATCGTCTTCTCTTCCCACATCCTCGAAGATGTTGAAGATCTCGCCGAAGACGTCCTCGTCGTCATCGGTGGCCGCCTGGGCGCCGCCGGCAACTTCCGTCAGATTCGTCGCCTCATGACCAGCCGGCCCCATGCCTTCACAATCAGGTCCAGTAACAATCGCGCCCTTGCCGCCGCGCTGGTCGATCGGCCCTATGTCACCCTTGTTTCGTTTGACAGCGACGTCATGGAAGTCCAGACGACAGACTTCGGTGCCTTCACCGAATCCATCGCACCCCTCATCCGATCAAGTGGCGTTGCGCTCCAAGAACTCCAACCCGCAGATGATTCCCTCGAGAGCGTCTTCGCCTACCTGGTAGCCCGATGA